A single region of the Gossypium arboreum isolate Shixiya-1 chromosome 12, ASM2569848v2, whole genome shotgun sequence genome encodes:
- the LOC108479867 gene encoding caffeoylshikimate esterase: protein MALKSSNLLRSHLFYGFLLKWRREKSRVMAKPLKFKGVDEELQKILDANMDEAPARRRAREAFKHIQLGLDHILFKTPLDGLKMKESYEVNSRGLEIFSKSWLPQTSYPKAMVFFCHGYGDTCTFFAEGIARKLASCGYGVFAMDYPGFGLSEGLHGYIHRFDWLVDDVIEQYTKIKENPEFRTLPCYLFGESLGGAVALKMHLKQPNAWSGACLVAPMCKIADDMVPPWILKQILIGVANILPKQKLVPQKDLAEAAFRDIKKRELTPYNVIAYKDKPRLRTAVEMLRTTAEIEQHLEKVSLPILILHGENDIVTDPAVSKALYEKASSSDKNIIIYKDAGHSLLEGEPDDMINRVFSDIISWLDEHSSNTAG from the exons ATGGCTTTGAAATCTTCAAACTTGCTCCGGAGTCATCTTTTTTATG GGTTTTTGTTGAAGTGGAGAAGAGAAAAAAGCAGAGTAATGGCTAAGCCCCTTAAGTTTAAAGGGGTGGATGAAGAGTTGCAGAAGATTTTGGATGCTAATATGGATGAAGCACCTGCTAGAAGGAGAGCCAGGGAAGCCTTTAAGCATATTCAACTTGGACTTGATCATATTTTGTTCAAG ACACCTCTTGATGGGCTGAAGATGAAGGAG TCATATGAGGTGAATTCTAGGGGACTGGAAATTTTCTCAAAAAGTTGGCTTCCACAGACCTCTTACCCCAAGGCAATGGTGTTCTTTTGTCATGGTTATGGAGACACTTGCACATTTTTTGCTGAAG GGATTGCCAGGAAATTGGCATCATGTGGATATGGAGTTTTTGCAATGGATTACCCTGGATTTGGCCTGTCTGAAGGTCTTCATGGCTATATTCACAGATTTGACTGGCTTGTGGATGATGTGATTGAGCAATACACCAAAATTAAAG AGAATCCTGAGTTTCGGACTCTTCCATGCTACCTCTTTGGCGAGTCATTGGGTGGAGCTGTAGCTCTAAAGATGCACTTAAAACAACCTAATGCCTGGAGTGGTGCCTGTCTTGTTGCTCCTATGTGCAAA ATCGCAGATGACATGGTTCCACCCTGGATACTGAAGCAAATTCTGATCGGTGTAGCTAATATTCTTCCAAAACAGAAGTTAGTACCACAGAAGGATTTGGCAGAGGCGGCATTTAGAGACATTAAAAAGAGAGAACTG ACACCCTATAATGTTATTGCTTACAAGGACAAGCCACGCTTACGGACTGCGGTGGAGATGTTGAGAACGACAGCCGAAATAGAACAACATTTGGAGAAG GTTTCGCTTCCAATATTAATCTTGCATGGAGAGAACGATATCGTTACGGACCCAGCTGTGAGCAAAGCATTGTATGAAAAAGCAAGCAGCTCAGACAAGAACATTATTATATACAAGGATGCTGGCCATTCTCTTCTTGAAGGTGAACCAGATGATATGATTAACAGAGTTTTTAGTGACATAATTTCTTGGCTTGATGAACATAGCAGTAATACTGCAGGCTAA
- the LOC128285375 gene encoding uncharacterized protein LOC128285375 — MAPFEALYGRKCKTPLHWLELNESKLVGVDLIRETEEKVQIIRDCLKAASDRQKSYADLKRREIEFNVGDQVFLKVSPWKKVLRFGRKGKLSLRFIGPYKIIERVGPVAYRENSLVGMYDDITLTFDASYCTDWLDFAMRKLDRTAIANFCMFLWELLIVWNNEALNKRLTSPP, encoded by the exons ATGGCGCCATTTGAAGCtttatatggaagaaaatgtAAGACTCCATTGCATTGGTTAGAATTGAATGAATCCAAGTTAGTGGGGGTCGATTTAAttcgagaaactgaagaaaaggttcaGATTATCCGAGATTgtctgaaagctgcttcagatcgtcagaaatcatatgctgaCTTGAAAAGAAGAGAAATAGAGTTTAATGTGGGTGATCAAGTGTTCTTAAAGGTGTCGCCGTGGAAAAAAGTATTacgatttggcagaaaaggaaaactaagtctaagatttattggaccatacAAGATTATTGAAAGAGTCGGCCctgtagcatatcg GGAGAACTCTTTGGTTGGCATGTATGATGACATTACTCTCACTTTTGATGCTTCTTATTGTACTGATTGGTTAGATTTTGCTATGCGTAAATTGGACAGGACTGCCATAGCTAATTTTTGCATGTTTTTGTGGGAGCTTTTGATTGTGTGGAATAATGAGGCTTTGAACAAGCGTCTTACTTCCCCTCCCTAA